The sequence CTACGTCCATTCATTCGACAGGAAACACATGTCCGATATCCAGAAACGGCTAGCCTCGCTCTCGCCGGCAAAGCGGGCATTGCTTGAGAAAATGCTGCTCGAGCGCGCGGGGGCACGGAGCTCCCACATCGTTCCACGTCCGGCTGGATGTGACGAGCAACTTTCCGATGCCGAGCGTCGATTGTGGTTCGTTGATCAAATTGCCAAGGATGATCCATTCTACAATATGCCGCTCGCAGCCCGACTGCGCGGTCCGCTCGATCGTGATGCGCTGCAGCAGGCTGTTGATCAATTGGTCATCCGGCACGAGTCGCTGCGTACAACGTACCACCTCGTCGATGGCGAGCCACAGCGAACCATCCATGCTGACATGCGTGTTCGCTGCGTTTGGTTTGACATATCGGCCAGTTCAGATGTTGAGGCTGAGCTGAAACGACGCATGCGCGTGGCAGGTCGCTCACCCTTTAACCTTGAGCACGGACCATTACTGCGCGTCACCGTTTACCGGACCGGCAATGACGAACACGTTATACTGCTCGTCATGCATCATATTATCTCCGACGGTTGGTCGATGATTGTGATGCTGCGTGAGCTCACGCTTGTTTACGAAGTGGCCCGAACCGACCTAGCAGCCAACGCATCAAATTCGCCAACGCTCCCGCCATTGTCGATTCAATACGCCGATTTCGCCCATTGGCAACACGAGCGGATGTCGAGCGACCGCATCGAGTCTCAAATGGATTATTGGCGATCGGCACTCGCGGACGCTCCCGGTGTGCTCGATCTGCCGACGGACCGAGCACGTCCGGCGATCCAGGATTTCATGGGGGCAACGGTCGAATTTGAATTGTCGCTCGACCTGACCAAGGCAATCAATGATCTCGCGATGCGACTCAATACAACGGCGTTCGCCGTGCTGATGGCCGCTGAGGCTGTCCTCCTCGGTCGGTATTCCCGCAGCCGAGATGTGGTGCTCGGTACTGCGTCGGCTGGACGGGTGCATCCCGAGATCGAGCCGCTCATCGGTTTCTTCGTCAATACTTTGGCGCTGCGAATTCGTTTGGATGATGCCCCCACTTTCGCTGACCTCATTGGGCAGGTTCATCAGCGAACACTAGAGGCTCACGAGCACGCTGACGTCCCGTTTGAACGACTTGTCGAGGAACTCGCGCCGACGCGTGACCGTAGCTTTTCACCGATTTTTCAATCGGCACTGGTGATGCAGAATTTGCCCCGCGACATCAGCGAGAAAGGCAGTTTGGAGGTGTCACCCATTCTCGTTGATAACGGAACTGCTAAGTATGATTTGACATTCTTCCTATGGAAGGAATCCGAGCAGTTGATCGGCCATGTTGAGTATCGATCGACGCTGTTCGATCGGGCAACCATTGGGCGTTTGATCGATTCATTTCGTACGTTATTGATCGCGGCAACCGAGTCCCCGGAGACCTCGATCGACCACTTGCCGATCCTCTCACACGACCAATGCGAACAAGTCATTGAGACCTTCAATAGGACGGAAAAAGCCTATCCAGCACCCTACCTATTGCACGAATTGGTCGAATTTCAGTCAGCGAGGTTTCCCGATAAGGCTGCGGTGATCCATGGCGATCAGACCGTCAGCTATCGTGAATTGATCTCGCGCGCTGATTGGTTTGCTGGGCACCTGATAGCGATGGGAGTTGAGCGTGAATCGGCCGTGGTTATTTCTTTGCCACGATCGGTGGACCTGTTTGCTGCCGTCCTGGGAACGCTCAAAGCGGGAGGCACGTTCGTTCCGGTTGATCCTACTCTGCCCGCGGCACGCATCGAGCAAATCTCTGCTGATACCGCTGCAGTCGCCGTGGTGACTGCGGAATGGATTGCCGCTCGCGGTCACGTGTCGAGCACTCCGGTGTTTCCACATGTCGACCCAGGTGACCGCGCGTACGTCATTTTTACCTCCGGATCCACCGGGCGTGCCAAGGGCGTCGAGATTGAGCATCGCGGTATCGTCAATTTCATTCGCGCCCAGATCGATCGCATGGGGCTTTCTTCGGACGATCGATTTAGCTTCGGATTCTCTCCTTCCTTTGATGGGGCGATCTCGGAAATGTTCTACTCCCTCGGTGTGGGTGGGACGAGTATTGTGCTGGATCAGGCAACGCTGCTGGTGCCAGATGCACTGACGGATATTCTTCATCATCAGAGCGTTAGTGTGGGCAAGTTCCCACCCGCTTTGCTCTCGATGCTCGATCCCAAGAAATTGCCCAATTTGCGCACAGTGGCCTCGGCGGGGGACAAACTCAGTGGAGAGCTCGCTCGCCGCTGGATCACTGGGGGCCGGCGCCTCTTCAATGGCTATGGACCGACCGAGGTCTCCGTGGGCTGCTCGATGATGCCGCTGCATGAAAATTGGTCGAGTGAGAAGCCACCGATCGGCAGCCCGATGCATAACATGCGCATGTACATCCTGGATGAACATCGCCAACCGTTGCCGATCGGTGCTACGGGTGAAATCTACATCGGCGGACGCGGTGTTGGCCGAGGCTACTTAAATCAGCCCGAACAGACCGCTGCGGTGTTCCTGAAGGATCCCTTTGCTTGTGATGCCAGTCCTGGTGAATCGGACGCCCGCATGTACCGCACCGGCGACCTGGGACGGTGGTTGTCAAACGGCGTGGTTGAGTTTGTCGGTCGAGCGGATGATCAAGTCAGTCTGCGGGGCTTCCGCGTTGAGCCTGGAGAAATCGCAGCGACCCTCGAGACGCTCGATGAAGTTCGGCAAGCCGTGGTGATCGAGCGAAATGATAGCGACAACCCGCAGCTAGTTGCCTATATTGTCCCACAACGAAACGGATTGAATCAGTCTTACGCTGCACAACTGCAGTCGGAGCATGTCACGCAGTGGCGGAGCCTGTTCGAGCAGACACACCGACTGGCACCACCCGTACTCGACGCATCGTTCAACATCGCTGGTTGGGTCAGCACGTACACCGGCAATCCGATTCCGGCCGACGAGATGCGACAGTGGACAGACGCAACCGTCTCGAGGATCCGTGACCTGCAACCACGCAATGTACTGGAAATCGGCTGCGGCACCGGACTGCTGCTCCTGAGACTCGCCGCGCATTGCGATAGCTATGTGGGGTCGGACCTGCTGGAGTCATCGCTTGAGAACATTCGCGGGGAACTTGCCCGCCGGCCTGAATTGAGCGACAAAGTCACGTTGCATCAAGCTAATGCGGACCAATTTGATCATCTTGCTGGTCAAACTTTCGACTGCATCGTTCTGAACTCAGTCGTCCAGTACTTCCCCAGTATGGACTACTTGTTTCGTGTGCTCGACGGCGTGCTCGCCCACTTAGCACCTGGTGGCAAGATTTTTCTGGGCGACTTGCGCAATCTGCGGCTGCAGTCCGCGATGGCTGCATCGATCGAAGTGCTTCACGCCGATGACACGCTGTCGGTAGACGAACTCCAGCATCGAATCGCTGCCAGGATTGAGCATGAGGAAGAGTTGTTGCTCGATCCACGCATGTTCGATCATTTGACAGCATGGTTTCCCCGGATCTCTGCCGCAGGAGTCATGTTGAAAGACGCGGCTGTGACGAACGAACTCGGTCGTTTTCGCTACGACGTCGTGTTGCAGACCGATTCGCTTGACTCTCCACCGAGGGTGGAAAACATCGCTTGCGATCCGACTCGAAGTCTGTCGCAGCAATTTGATGGTGAAGCCAAACATGCCCGCTACACCGGCCTCCTCAACCAACGTGTGGCGCTTGATTGCCATTTAGCGAAACTGATCGAGTCGCTTCCCAAGGCAACGACTGTTGCCGAGCTGAAGGTACATTTGGAGACGCACGCTCAATCGCAATTTTTACACGAACCCAACGATTTGATCGCTGATCGTCCTCCGATTGGAACGAGCGATCGCGGTGCGATCAACAACAAGAATGATCACCCCGCTCCTGAGCGTGCCATCGCAACTTGGAATGACGCTGACCCCGCCGCATTTGACATGCTCGTTGACCGTGGTAACGACATCACGCCGGTGTTGTCGACGATCACCGACGAGGCGTCGACCTCCCCGCCACTCGATCTTAGCGTGTTTGCCAACAACCCGATCGGTACCGAATCGTCGCGCCGGTTCACCCAACACCTCCGCGATGAGTTGACCACGCGGTTACCGGCCTACATGATCCCTTCCGCATTCGTCGTTCTCGACGAACTACCGCGGACGATCAATGGGAAAATCGATCGGGCTGCACTGCCGCGTCCCGCTGGTCGACCGGCATGGGCGGGACACTTTGAGGCTCCCGCGACACCGACTCAGCAGACGCTGGTGACGATTTGGGAAGAGTTACTCGACACGCGCCCGATCGGCATTCAAGATGACTTTTTTGATCTCGGCGGTCATTCCATGTTGGCTGTGCGGATGACTAGTGAAGTCGAGCGTTTGATGGGCAAACGTTTGCCGCTGGTGGCGTTATTTCAGAATGCGACCATCGCCCATCTATCCGCACTTATCGATCAGGATGAATTGGCAGCGTTAGGATCGACACTCATTCCGCTGAGAATGAGCGAGCATACGGCTCCGCGTGAGCTCAATGAATCCTTGCCGCCACTGTTCTGTATTCATCCAGCGGGCGGGACCGTGTTTTGCTATTTGGAAATGGCCCAGCACCTCGCTTCGGGAAGACCCGTCTACGGAGTCCAGGCTAACGGGATCGACGGCAATCAGCCGCCCCATGAGACGCTCGCAGAAATGGCCGCCCACTATGCCCGCGTGATCCGAGAGGTTCATCCCGAAGGCACCGTGCATGTCACGGGCTGGTCCTTGGGTGGCAATATCGCGTTTGAAGTCGCCCGACAACTTGACTTGCGAGGAACGCCGGTGGGTGTGATTGCGTTGCTCGATTCAGGGCTCTTGTCACCTGAGGACGATTTCCGCGAAGAAGACTTTTTACCTTTATTGTCAGCGTTGTTTCCCGGAGCGATGAATTTGGACCTGGAGGAAATTCGCCAGCAGAGCCAGGCTGATCAACTTCAATTCTTCGTCGAGCGAGCTTCGCAGGCAGGGATCGTTCCCGACGAATTGAATGATATTGTCGCCACCAAGAACGCTCCGGACGCCGCGCACGTGTTCGGTGTGTTCCAGTCCAACGTCAAAGCCGTCCACGACTATGTAGCCGAGCCATTCGCTGGCGATGTTCATCTGTTTCGACCGCGCGATCAAGGCAAGACCAACAACCTGTTTGATGATCCATTGTTGGGATGGCGTGAAGTCACACGAGAAACCTTTGTTCATGAAGTTCCCGGTGACCACGCTCACATGCTGCAATC comes from Allorhodopirellula heiligendammensis and encodes:
- a CDS encoding non-ribosomal peptide synthetase gives rise to the protein MSDIQKRLASLSPAKRALLEKMLLERAGARSSHIVPRPAGCDEQLSDAERRLWFVDQIAKDDPFYNMPLAARLRGPLDRDALQQAVDQLVIRHESLRTTYHLVDGEPQRTIHADMRVRCVWFDISASSDVEAELKRRMRVAGRSPFNLEHGPLLRVTVYRTGNDEHVILLVMHHIISDGWSMIVMLRELTLVYEVARTDLAANASNSPTLPPLSIQYADFAHWQHERMSSDRIESQMDYWRSALADAPGVLDLPTDRARPAIQDFMGATVEFELSLDLTKAINDLAMRLNTTAFAVLMAAEAVLLGRYSRSRDVVLGTASAGRVHPEIEPLIGFFVNTLALRIRLDDAPTFADLIGQVHQRTLEAHEHADVPFERLVEELAPTRDRSFSPIFQSALVMQNLPRDISEKGSLEVSPILVDNGTAKYDLTFFLWKESEQLIGHVEYRSTLFDRATIGRLIDSFRTLLIAATESPETSIDHLPILSHDQCEQVIETFNRTEKAYPAPYLLHELVEFQSARFPDKAAVIHGDQTVSYRELISRADWFAGHLIAMGVERESAVVISLPRSVDLFAAVLGTLKAGGTFVPVDPTLPAARIEQISADTAAVAVVTAEWIAARGHVSSTPVFPHVDPGDRAYVIFTSGSTGRAKGVEIEHRGIVNFIRAQIDRMGLSSDDRFSFGFSPSFDGAISEMFYSLGVGGTSIVLDQATLLVPDALTDILHHQSVSVGKFPPALLSMLDPKKLPNLRTVASAGDKLSGELARRWITGGRRLFNGYGPTEVSVGCSMMPLHENWSSEKPPIGSPMHNMRMYILDEHRQPLPIGATGEIYIGGRGVGRGYLNQPEQTAAVFLKDPFACDASPGESDARMYRTGDLGRWLSNGVVEFVGRADDQVSLRGFRVEPGEIAATLETLDEVRQAVVIERNDSDNPQLVAYIVPQRNGLNQSYAAQLQSEHVTQWRSLFEQTHRLAPPVLDASFNIAGWVSTYTGNPIPADEMRQWTDATVSRIRDLQPRNVLEIGCGTGLLLLRLAAHCDSYVGSDLLESSLENIRGELARRPELSDKVTLHQANADQFDHLAGQTFDCIVLNSVVQYFPSMDYLFRVLDGVLAHLAPGGKIFLGDLRNLRLQSAMAASIEVLHADDTLSVDELQHRIAARIEHEEELLLDPRMFDHLTAWFPRISAAGVMLKDAAVTNELGRFRYDVVLQTDSLDSPPRVENIACDPTRSLSQQFDGEAKHARYTGLLNQRVALDCHLAKLIESLPKATTVAELKVHLETHAQSQFLHEPNDLIADRPPIGTSDRGAINNKNDHPAPERAIATWNDADPAAFDMLVDRGNDITPVLSTITDEASTSPPLDLSVFANNPIGTESSRRFTQHLRDELTTRLPAYMIPSAFVVLDELPRTINGKIDRAALPRPAGRPAWAGHFEAPATPTQQTLVTIWEELLDTRPIGIQDDFFDLGGHSMLAVRMTSEVERLMGKRLPLVALFQNATIAHLSALIDQDELAALGSTLIPLRMSEHTAPRELNESLPPLFCIHPAGGTVFCYLEMAQHLASGRPVYGVQANGIDGNQPPHETLAEMAAHYARVIREVHPEGTVHVTGWSLGGNIAFEVARQLDLRGTPVGVIALLDSGLLSPEDDFREEDFLPLLSALFPGAMNLDLEEIRQQSQADQLQFFVERASQAGIVPDELNDIVATKNAPDAAHVFGVFQSNVKAVHDYVAEPFAGDVHLFRPRDQGKTNNLFDDPLLGWREVTRETFVHEVPGDHAHMLQSPAAEAVAQQLDELMSKNETESVCESNPVLQRLTN